The genomic DNA GGGCAGGCATCGCCCGAAGGCGCGTTTTCCGGGCGGCGTGGCTGGCGGCCTGCCTTCCCGTCCTGGTCCCCCTCCTGGCGGCCTCCCCGGCGCGGGCGCAGCAGCGCGACCTGACCGTGGTGTCCTGGGGCGGCGCCTATCAGGACGCGCAGCGGGAGGTCTATTTCCGCCCCTTCCAGACGAAGACGAACACGCGGCTGCTGGAGGAAAGCTGGGATGGCGGCGTCGGCGTGCTGCGCGCCAAGATCCAGTCCGGCGCCAACAACTGGGATGTCGTGCAGGTCGAGAGCGAGGAACTGCTGCTCGGCTGCGACGAGGGCCTGTTCGAGAAGATGGACTGGGCGGCCATCGGCGGTAAGGACCACTACATCCCGCAGGCGGTGGGCGAATGCGGCGTCGGCACGATCCTCTATTCCTTCGTGCTGGCCTATGACCGCAACCGGATGGCGAACGGCCCCGCGAACTGGGCCGATTTCTTCGACACGAAGAAATTCCCCGGCAAGCGCGGCCTGCGCCGCGGGCCGAAGACGACGCTGGAGATCGCGCTGCTCGCCGACGGGGCGAAGCCGGAGGAGGTGTACAGGCTGCTGGGCACGGAGGCCGGGGTGGACCGCGCCTTCCGCAAGCTCGACAGCATCCGCGACAGCCTGGTTTGGTGGGAACGCGGCGCGCAGCCGCCGCAGCTCCTGGCCTCGGGCGAGCTGGCCATGGCCGTGGCCTATAACGGCCGCATCGACGCGGCCAACAGGCAGGATGGGCAGAACTTCGCCATCTCCTGGCCCGGCAACCTCTACACGCTGGATTCCTGGGTGATCATGAAGGGCACGCCGAACCGCGACCGGGCCCTGCAGTTCCTGAACTTCGCCGGCCAGCCCGAGATCCAGGCCGAGCTGCCGCCGAAGATCCCCTATGGCGTCACCGCGAAGGGCGCCAACGACCATATCGCGCCCGCCGTGCTGGCCAACCTGCCGACCACGCCGGAGCACATGGAAGGCGCGCTGCGGATCGACGACCAGTTCTGGCTCGACAACCTCGACCGGCTGAGCCAGCGGTTCAACAACTGGCTGTCGCGCTGATCGCGGGGGCGCCCCCGATATGGTCCATGCGATGCTTCATGCGATGCCTCCCCGGCGGCTTTCCGCCGGGGGCGGAGGGTGGTAGCCGGGGCCGCCCCGCCACCACCGCCTTCCGCCGCCGGGGCGCCCCGGAGCCCGGATGAGGGCCGGGACGGCCGGCGGACCCTTTCCTCGGGAGATCCATGCCGAACCGCCGCGAACGCCTCGCCGCCGCCCTGCTGGTCGCGCCGCTGCTGCTCTTCCTGCTGGGCGTCTTCCTGCTGCCGATCGGCGCCTTCCTCTGGCGCGCGGTGGCGGAAACGGATGTGGCGCCGGCCCTGCCGCGCACCCTGGTCGCGTTGCGGGACTGGGATGGGCGGGACCTGCCGGGCGAGGCCGCCTTCGAGGCGCTGGCGGCGGACCTGCGGGCGGCGCGCGCGGCCGATCAGGCAGCGGGCGGCGGCGGCCTGATCCCCCGCGCCGCGGCGCGGCTGAATGCCGAGATCCCCGGCTTCCGCTCCACCCTGCCGGCCACGGCGCGGCGGCTGGCCAGCCCGGAGGCGCCGGCCCGCGAGACCATCCTGGCCGCCAGCCCGGACTGGTCGAAGCCCGGGAGCTGGGCCGCCATACGGCGCACCGGAGGGCCGCTTTCCGACCTGAACCTGCTTGCCGCGCTCGATCTCCGGCGCGATGCGGCGGGGAGCGTCGCCGCGGTGCCGCCCGATCAGGCGGTGTTCCGGGGCGTGCTGCTGCGGACGCTCTGGATCTCCCTGCTGGCCACGCTGCTCAGCCTGCTGCTCGGCTATCCGCTGGCCTATCTGATCGCCACCGCGCCGCCGCGCCTCGCCCTGTGGATGCTGGGCGCGGTGACGCTGCCGCTCTGGATCAGCGACGTGCCGCGCATCGCCTCCTGGATCGTGCTGCTGCAACGGGACGGCGTGGTGAACACGCTGCTCACCGCCACCGGCCTGCTGCGGGAGCCCGCCTCCTTTCTCTTCACGCGCGGCACGGTGCTGCTGGCCACGGTGAACCTGCTGCTGCCCTTCGCGGTGCTGCCGATCTATGCCTCGCTGCGGGCGCTGGACTGGCGGCTGCCGCGGGCGGGGCTGTCGCTGGGGGCATCGCCGTGGCGGGTCTTCCGCCGCGTGACGCTGCCGCTCTCCATGCCGGGGGTGGGGGCCGGGGCGCTGCTGGTCTTCATCCAGGCGCTGGGATTCTATGTGACGCCGGCGCTGCTGGGCGGGCCGAACGACCAGATGCTGCCCTATTTCATCGGCTTCTACGCCAACCGCACGGTGAACTGGGGGCTGGCGGCGGCGCTGTCGGTGGTGCTGCTGCTGGCGGTGGCGATCGTCGTGGCGCTCTATGCGCGGCTGGTCGGGTTCAACAAGGTTCGCATGGCATGACCCGG from Roseomonas gilardii includes the following:
- a CDS encoding ABC transporter substrate-binding protein encodes the protein MMPRSMFPVGHGAGRAGIARRRVFRAAWLAACLPVLVPLLAASPARAQQRDLTVVSWGGAYQDAQREVYFRPFQTKTNTRLLEESWDGGVGVLRAKIQSGANNWDVVQVESEELLLGCDEGLFEKMDWAAIGGKDHYIPQAVGECGVGTILYSFVLAYDRNRMANGPANWADFFDTKKFPGKRGLRRGPKTTLEIALLADGAKPEEVYRLLGTEAGVDRAFRKLDSIRDSLVWWERGAQPPQLLASGELAMAVAYNGRIDAANRQDGQNFAISWPGNLYTLDSWVIMKGTPNRDRALQFLNFAGQPEIQAELPPKIPYGVTAKGANDHIAPAVLANLPTTPEHMEGALRIDDQFWLDNLDRLSQRFNNWLSR
- a CDS encoding ABC transporter permease; protein product: MPNRRERLAAALLVAPLLLFLLGVFLLPIGAFLWRAVAETDVAPALPRTLVALRDWDGRDLPGEAAFEALAADLRAARAADQAAGGGGLIPRAAARLNAEIPGFRSTLPATARRLASPEAPARETILAASPDWSKPGSWAAIRRTGGPLSDLNLLAALDLRRDAAGSVAAVPPDQAVFRGVLLRTLWISLLATLLSLLLGYPLAYLIATAPPRLALWMLGAVTLPLWISDVPRIASWIVLLQRDGVVNTLLTATGLLREPASFLFTRGTVLLATVNLLLPFAVLPIYASLRALDWRLPRAGLSLGASPWRVFRRVTLPLSMPGVGAGALLVFIQALGFYVTPALLGGPNDQMLPYFIGFYANRTVNWGLAAALSVVLLLAVAIVVALYARLVGFNKVRMA